The Hyphococcus flavus genome contains a region encoding:
- a CDS encoding vitamin B12-dependent ribonucleotide reductase, whose protein sequence is MRIERRFTEENGAPYGAPPNGIVFRRADSEIRSITGDILFETRDLEVPKSWSQTAVDILAQKYLRKAGVPAATKKVAEKGVPAFLQRSMPDIKALAKLPADQRYGPETSAKQVFDRMAGAWTYWGWKGGYFDDEQAAQNFMDEMRAMLAMQMAAPNSPQWFNTGLHWAYGIDAVGQGHFYVDDKTGRLTESESVYERPQPHACFIQSVDDSLTGDGGVMDLWKREALLFKYGSGSGTNFSNIRGQDEPLSSGGKSSGLLSFLKVGDAAAGAVKSGGTTRRAAKMVVVDADHPDIEDFVSWKTREEEKVAMLVAGSRAMAKHLPLVLAACWVDENDETRFEPKTNPHLKAAIKAAKKAFIPEPSIKRIIDFARQGYREIVVDKYDLDWDSESYRTVSGQNANNSVRVTDDFLKAINDDDVWSLTRRTDGKTTKRLRARALWSNICSAAWTCADPGLQFHDTINAWHTCPEGGEIRASNPCSEYMFLDDTACNLASLNLLKFKTEDGFDVESFEHACRLWTLALEISVMMAQYPSAEIAKRSFDYRTLGLGYANLGGVLMSSGIAYDSEEARSFAAGVTALMTGAAYRASAEMASAVGPFEKYNDNREAMLRVLRNHRRACVGTAIGGAFEGLTTEPMQLDADAAPFKNVTDAARRVWNEAYELGAINGFRNAQVTVIAPTGTIGLVMDCDTTGIEPDFALVKFKKLAGGGMLKIINQSVPAALRALGYADNEVDDITLYAIGRGTMKDAPGVCLDDLRREGFEDRHIKALEERLKTSFDLTYAFTPHALGEDFCTNVLGMHETQLSMTGYEVLRFLGFADEEIHQANLFCCGAMTVEGAPHLKEEHYAVFDCATPCGRIGTRSLSVEAHLSMMAAAQPFISGAISKTVNLPAHASIGDCAQSYLLAWRMGLKSIALYRDGSKLSQPLASSLLAADSDEEEDELQEEIAAAPSTEKSKLVAERIVERIIERTPGRRRLPDRRKGYIQKAIVGGHKVYLHTGEFDDGEIGEVFIDMHKEGAAFRSLMNNFAIAVSLGLQYGVPLEEFVDAYVFTRFDPSGPVQGNDQIKNATSILDYIFRELAISYLGRTDLAHVNPEESAVDAIGRGVNEEKTQADATKLISKGFSRSTVTDNLVILRGGDFDRLRDGAENNSANENNYDDAVDVEIEEEEIKAESPPEIEAQIAKLADAVNQKAPRGVLATPGNKRSEARIKGYEGDACPECGQFTMVRNGACLKCESCGASTGCS, encoded by the coding sequence ATGCGCATTGAACGCCGATTTACGGAAGAAAACGGCGCGCCTTATGGCGCGCCCCCGAACGGTATTGTTTTTCGGCGTGCGGATTCTGAAATCCGTTCGATAACGGGCGATATTCTTTTCGAAACCCGCGACCTTGAGGTTCCCAAAAGCTGGAGCCAGACGGCGGTCGATATCCTCGCTCAGAAATATTTGCGCAAAGCAGGCGTTCCCGCCGCCACAAAAAAAGTCGCCGAGAAAGGCGTGCCGGCGTTCCTGCAGCGGTCGATGCCAGACATTAAAGCACTCGCGAAACTTCCCGCCGATCAGCGCTACGGACCGGAGACGTCGGCGAAACAGGTTTTCGACCGAATGGCTGGCGCCTGGACCTATTGGGGCTGGAAGGGCGGCTATTTCGACGACGAGCAAGCGGCGCAAAACTTCATGGACGAAATGCGCGCCATGCTGGCGATGCAGATGGCGGCGCCGAACTCCCCGCAATGGTTCAATACAGGGCTGCACTGGGCGTATGGCATTGACGCGGTCGGTCAGGGACATTTTTACGTCGATGATAAAACCGGACGTCTGACGGAATCCGAAAGCGTCTACGAACGCCCGCAACCCCATGCATGTTTCATTCAATCCGTTGACGACAGCCTTACCGGCGACGGCGGCGTCATGGATTTGTGGAAGCGCGAGGCTTTGCTGTTCAAATACGGTTCCGGTTCGGGCACGAACTTTTCGAATATACGAGGGCAGGATGAACCGCTGTCGAGCGGCGGAAAAAGCTCCGGTCTTTTGAGCTTCTTGAAAGTGGGCGACGCGGCGGCTGGCGCGGTAAAGTCCGGCGGCACGACACGGCGGGCTGCGAAAATGGTTGTCGTTGACGCCGACCATCCTGACATAGAAGACTTCGTTTCGTGGAAGACGCGCGAGGAAGAAAAAGTCGCCATGCTGGTGGCCGGTTCGCGCGCCATGGCGAAACATTTGCCGCTTGTTCTCGCCGCCTGTTGGGTGGATGAAAACGATGAGACGCGGTTTGAGCCGAAAACGAACCCGCATCTGAAAGCTGCTATCAAAGCCGCCAAGAAGGCGTTCATCCCCGAACCGTCGATCAAACGCATCATCGATTTCGCCCGTCAGGGTTATCGTGAGATCGTTGTCGATAAGTACGACCTCGACTGGGACTCTGAAAGCTATCGCACCGTTTCTGGCCAGAACGCTAACAATTCCGTACGCGTCACCGACGACTTTTTGAAAGCGATCAATGATGACGACGTCTGGTCCCTCACCCGGCGCACGGACGGCAAGACGACAAAGCGCCTTCGCGCACGGGCGCTGTGGAGCAACATTTGTTCCGCGGCATGGACCTGCGCTGATCCGGGATTGCAGTTCCATGATACGATCAACGCCTGGCATACTTGCCCTGAAGGCGGCGAAATACGGGCGTCCAATCCGTGCTCGGAATACATGTTCCTTGATGATACGGCTTGTAACCTCGCCTCACTGAATCTGCTGAAGTTCAAAACCGAAGACGGCTTTGATGTCGAAAGTTTTGAACATGCCTGCCGTTTGTGGACGCTGGCGCTCGAGATTTCCGTGATGATGGCGCAATACCCGTCCGCGGAAATCGCAAAACGTTCTTTCGACTACCGCACGCTCGGTCTTGGCTATGCCAACCTTGGCGGCGTCCTGATGTCGTCCGGCATCGCTTATGACAGCGAGGAAGCGCGTTCGTTCGCCGCCGGCGTCACTGCGCTGATGACCGGCGCGGCTTACCGCGCGAGCGCCGAGATGGCGTCCGCCGTCGGCCCGTTCGAAAAATATAATGACAATCGCGAAGCCATGTTGCGCGTGTTGCGCAATCATCGCCGGGCTTGCGTCGGCACGGCGATTGGCGGCGCCTTTGAAGGCCTGACTACAGAACCCATGCAGCTCGATGCTGACGCGGCTCCATTCAAAAATGTCACGGACGCCGCACGTCGCGTATGGAACGAGGCTTACGAACTTGGCGCCATCAACGGTTTCCGCAACGCGCAAGTGACGGTGATCGCACCAACCGGCACCATCGGTCTTGTCATGGACTGCGACACGACGGGCATCGAGCCGGACTTCGCGCTGGTGAAGTTCAAAAAACTCGCCGGCGGCGGCATGCTGAAGATCATCAACCAGTCCGTGCCCGCCGCCTTGCGCGCGCTCGGTTACGCTGACAACGAAGTCGACGACATCACCCTTTACGCCATCGGTCGCGGCACCATGAAAGACGCGCCAGGCGTCTGCCTTGACGATCTGCGGCGCGAAGGATTTGAAGACCGCCACATCAAAGCGCTGGAAGAGCGGCTCAAAACGTCCTTCGATCTTACCTATGCTTTCACGCCGCATGCGTTGGGTGAAGATTTCTGCACCAACGTCCTTGGCATGCATGAAACGCAGCTTTCCATGACGGGATACGAAGTGCTGCGTTTCCTTGGCTTCGCGGATGAAGAAATTCACCAGGCCAATCTTTTCTGTTGCGGCGCCATGACGGTCGAGGGCGCGCCGCATTTGAAAGAAGAACACTACGCGGTCTTTGATTGCGCGACGCCTTGCGGCCGCATCGGAACGCGTTCGTTGAGCGTTGAAGCGCATCTTTCCATGATGGCGGCGGCGCAGCCCTTTATCTCCGGGGCCATTTCGAAAACAGTGAACTTGCCGGCGCATGCCTCCATCGGCGATTGCGCGCAAAGCTATCTTCTGGCATGGCGCATGGGGCTCAAATCCATCGCACTTTACCGCGACGGGTCGAAACTCTCGCAACCGCTCGCCTCTTCTCTTCTCGCTGCGGACAGCGATGAGGAAGAAGACGAACTGCAGGAAGAGATTGCCGCCGCGCCTTCGACTGAAAAATCCAAACTTGTCGCTGAGCGGATCGTCGAACGCATTATCGAGCGCACGCCGGGGCGACGGCGCCTGCCTGACCGCCGCAAGGGCTATATTCAAAAAGCCATTGTTGGCGGCCACAAAGTGTACTTGCATACGGGCGAGTTCGACGATGGCGAGATTGGCGAAGTCTTCATCGACATGCATAAGGAAGGCGCTGCGTTCCGTTCGCTCATGAACAACTTCGCCATCGCGGTGTCGCTCGGTTTGCAATACGGCGTGCCGCTTGAAGAGTTTGTCGATGCTTATGTATTCACGCGGTTCGATCCGTCTGGTCCCGTGCAGGGCAATGATCAGATCAAGAACGCGACGTCGATCCTCGATTATATTTTCCGCGAACTGGCGATTTCCTATCTGGGCCGTACCGACCTCGCCCACGTAAACCCCGAAGAGTCCGCGGTCGACGCCATTGGCCGCGGGGTCAACGAAGAAAAAACGCAAGCCGACGCCACAAAACTTATTTCCAAAGGCTTCTCGCGTTCGACGGTGACGGACAATCTCGTGATCCTGCGCGGCGGTGATTTTGACCGGCTTCGCGACGGCGCTGAAAACAACAGCGCCAACGAAAACAATTATGACGACGCCGTGGATGTTGAGATCGAAGAAGAAGAAATCAAAGCCGAAAGCCCGCCGGAAATCGAAGCGCAGATTGCGAAGCTCGCCGACGCCGTAAACCAAAAAGCGCCAAGGGGTGTTCTGGCGACGCCAGGCAACAAGCGCTCCGAAGCACGCATCAAAGGCTATGAAGGCGACGCCTGCCCCGAATGCGGGCAGTTCACGATGGTCAGAAACGGCGCGTGCCTGAAATGTGAAAGTTGCGGCGCATCGACAGGCTGTTCGTAA
- a CDS encoding pentapeptide repeat-containing protein, whose product MKLIALIVILMIAVLSVVTTITPGSNSYKKPNPVAEIGKEIAKPLAQVEQIGPELTRALDGAGVKLPSITGPKKDKTKDTGHTLQDFTGSVFSNMDLPRTNFASSVLSGAQFNDALMDGASLEGASGETVNFKGARMAKSNLNAAMFSNSDFSGAELREAKARAGVFDGSKFVDSDFSFASFAGANVSNADFRAGYGAGASFVGAKAQGAIFDGGDLTGVRFVNASLEKATFSAANLKAADFTGAKLHGADLSGAVNVTTEQLANACASSDTKLPEGVTAPRC is encoded by the coding sequence ATGAAACTGATCGCGCTTATCGTCATACTAATGATCGCGGTCCTTTCGGTCGTGACGACGATTACGCCTGGATCGAACTCATACAAGAAACCGAATCCGGTGGCGGAGATCGGCAAGGAGATCGCCAAACCACTCGCGCAAGTCGAGCAGATCGGCCCTGAACTGACGCGCGCCCTTGATGGTGCGGGGGTAAAATTACCGTCCATTACAGGCCCGAAAAAAGACAAAACTAAAGACACCGGCCACACGCTTCAGGATTTCACCGGATCTGTTTTTTCCAACATGGATTTGCCGCGAACCAACTTCGCAAGCTCGGTGCTTTCCGGCGCGCAATTCAATGATGCGCTGATGGACGGCGCAAGCCTTGAAGGCGCAAGCGGCGAAACGGTCAATTTCAAAGGCGCGCGCATGGCGAAATCCAATTTGAACGCCGCCATGTTTTCGAACAGCGATTTTTCCGGCGCCGAACTGCGCGAAGCGAAAGCGCGCGCGGGCGTGTTTGACGGATCGAAATTCGTCGATAGCGATTTTTCCTTTGCTTCCTTTGCCGGTGCAAATGTTTCAAACGCGGACTTTCGCGCCGGTTATGGCGCAGGCGCATCTTTCGTCGGCGCCAAGGCACAAGGCGCAATTTTTGACGGCGGCGATCTGACCGGCGTGCGATTTGTGAACGCCTCGCTTGAAAAGGCGACTTTTTCAGCAGCCAATTTAAAAGCAGCAGACTTCACCGGCGCGAAACTGCACGGCGCTGATTTGTCTGGCGCAGTCAATGTAACGACCGAACAACTGGCCAATGCATGCGCGTCAAGCGACACCAAGCTTCCTGAAGGCGTTACGGCGCCGCGCTGTTAA
- a CDS encoding transglycosylase SLT domain-containing protein, which translates to MTSEIASAGNTGAALVTGAVKRASQSTGAHFDFLMKMAARESGFDPNAKAKTSSAAGLFQFIEQTWLATVKKYGAGHGLGDVAAKITRNANGRYAVADPAERQAVLNLRFDADKASAMAGELANENKRALESRLGRAVTSADLYTAHFLGPAGAVKLLSAAASTKAADLLPRAAAANKPVFYDGARAKTVGEVVASIAKSMGETAKVISTAQNTNASETKSFAPVAAYKSFIADTFSAPARAVVSSGGGLSAMALGVIDALDATLMRDDRNSDREDRF; encoded by the coding sequence ATGACGTCAGAAATCGCCAGCGCAGGAAATACCGGCGCCGCGCTTGTCACCGGCGCGGTCAAACGTGCGTCGCAGTCGACGGGCGCTCATTTCGACTTTCTGATGAAGATGGCGGCGCGCGAAAGCGGCTTCGATCCCAATGCGAAAGCAAAGACTTCAAGCGCAGCCGGCCTTTTTCAGTTCATCGAGCAAACCTGGCTCGCGACCGTCAAGAAATACGGCGCCGGTCATGGGCTAGGGGATGTGGCGGCGAAGATCACGCGCAACGCCAATGGTCGCTATGCTGTTGCTGATCCCGCTGAACGCCAGGCAGTTTTGAATTTACGATTTGACGCCGACAAAGCCTCCGCCATGGCGGGCGAGCTGGCCAATGAAAACAAGCGGGCGTTGGAATCGCGCCTTGGCCGCGCGGTAACAAGCGCTGACCTTTATACGGCGCATTTTCTGGGGCCAGCGGGCGCGGTGAAACTTCTTTCCGCCGCCGCCAGCACAAAAGCCGCCGACTTGCTTCCAAGAGCAGCGGCGGCCAACAAGCCTGTATTCTACGACGGCGCGCGTGCAAAAACGGTAGGCGAAGTCGTTGCGTCCATTGCAAAATCCATGGGCGAAACGGCGAAGGTTATTTCCACGGCGCAGAATACAAATGCGTCGGAGACAAAGTCATTTGCGCCGGTCGCGGCCTACAAAAGTTTTATCGCCGATACGTTTTCGGCGCCCGCACGCGCGGTGGTTTCATCGGGCGGCGGTCTAAGCGCCATGGCGCTCGGCGTTATCGATGCGCTTGATGCAACGCTGATGCGCGATGATCGTAATTCTGATCGGGAAGACCGGTTTTAA
- the thiO gene encoding glycine oxidase ThiO, whose translation MKKTFDIAIIGGGVIGMSLARALAARGAELALFDASVSVPPATNAAAGMLAPSFEHGHGGDCVSEALYHFGAHSLSLWPNYAAALEEETGQFIDFRGDGALGLAYTEAHANELGEQASRVAARGGDASIISGDDARAMEPALSKEILCALWAPNDAQVDPKRLLIALRAAVEKKAVQLFPEKVARIDVEDNGPRCTTFSGEAFSARKIVVAGGAVSGLVDAGLVFPVKGDATAIEIEEGFLTRVVRAPGAYLCPKAGGRLVIGASEEYGRDGDAVDAKAIETLQANAAIAAPQLKGSKELERWTGLRPGTPDAAPILGQTDTGVYLALGHYRNGVLHAPASAQEMTALILDGEASEYLESFNPSRFGKDKALQHG comes from the coding sequence ATGAAAAAGACCTTTGACATCGCCATCATCGGCGGCGGCGTAATCGGCATGTCGCTGGCGCGGGCGCTTGCCGCGCGCGGGGCTGAACTGGCCTTGTTCGACGCGAGTGTTAGCGTCCCACCCGCGACCAATGCAGCCGCGGGCATGCTCGCGCCGTCGTTTGAGCATGGGCACGGCGGCGATTGTGTCAGCGAAGCGCTTTATCATTTTGGCGCGCATTCCTTGTCATTATGGCCCAACTATGCGGCGGCGCTTGAAGAGGAAACGGGTCAATTCATCGACTTTCGCGGCGACGGCGCCCTTGGCCTTGCCTACACCGAAGCGCATGCGAATGAATTGGGCGAACAGGCGTCGCGCGTTGCCGCGCGTGGCGGCGATGCATCGATCATTTCCGGCGACGATGCGCGCGCCATGGAACCGGCGCTCTCGAAAGAAATTCTCTGCGCGTTGTGGGCGCCGAACGATGCACAAGTTGACCCGAAACGATTGCTGATCGCACTGCGCGCCGCCGTTGAGAAAAAAGCTGTACAACTTTTCCCTGAAAAGGTTGCGCGCATTGACGTTGAAGACAACGGGCCTCGTTGTACAACATTCAGCGGCGAGGCTTTTTCCGCGCGCAAGATTGTTGTCGCCGGCGGCGCCGTCAGCGGACTTGTCGATGCCGGCCTCGTCTTCCCCGTAAAAGGCGACGCCACGGCGATAGAAATCGAAGAGGGCTTTCTCACCCGTGTCGTGCGCGCGCCGGGCGCTTACCTTTGCCCCAAGGCGGGCGGACGGCTGGTGATCGGCGCCAGCGAAGAATACGGGCGCGACGGCGACGCGGTGGATGCCAAAGCCATCGAGACGCTGCAAGCCAACGCCGCCATCGCCGCGCCGCAGCTTAAGGGCTCCAAAGAACTTGAACGCTGGACCGGTCTTCGCCCCGGCACGCCGGACGCCGCGCCCATCCTCGGCCAGACGGACACGGGCGTTTATCTGGCGCTGGGCCATTACCGCAACGGCGTTCTCCATGCGCCAGCGAGTGCACAGGAAATGACGGCGCTCATCCTCGACGGCGAGGCGAGCGAATATTTAGAAAGTTTTAACCCATCCCGCTTCGGCAAAGACAAGGCGCTGCAACATGGTTAG